The following coding sequences are from one Fimbriimonadaceae bacterium window:
- the nusG gene encoding transcription termination/antitermination factor NusG, which produces MARSWYAVHTISGHENKVRDLLTRRAQVEGFWNFDLFDILIPTEQEAANRAGKRVTRERKVFPGYILVQMNLNDETFKLVKGTSGVTGFVSSGNKPVPMEDYEVSRILHNLERSKEVPKVAFDKGDIIRVIDGPFLDYTGRVEEVNSEKEKLKAMISIFGRDTPVELEFNQVQKD; this is translated from the coding sequence ATGGCACGATCCTGGTACGCCGTCCACACCATTTCTGGGCACGAAAACAAAGTCCGCGATTTGCTGACCCGTCGGGCCCAGGTCGAAGGCTTTTGGAACTTCGACCTCTTTGACATCTTGATCCCGACCGAACAGGAGGCCGCCAACCGCGCCGGCAAGCGCGTGACCCGCGAGCGCAAGGTCTTCCCCGGCTACATCCTCGTCCAGATGAATTTGAACGACGAGACGTTCAAACTCGTCAAGGGCACGTCCGGGGTGACCGGGTTTGTCAGCAGCGGCAACAAGCCGGTGCCGATGGAGGACTATGAGGTCAGCCGTATCCTCCACAACCTGGAAAGGTCAAAGGAAGTCCCCAAGGTGGCCTTCGACAAGGGCGACATCATCCGTGTCATCGACGGCCCGTTCCTCGACTACACGGGCCGCGTGGAAGAAGTCAATTCCGAAAAGGAAAAGCTCAAGGCGATGATCTCTATCTTCGGCCGCGACACGCCTGTCGAGTTGGAGTTCAATCAAGTCCAGAAGGACTGA
- the secE gene encoding preprotein translocase subunit SecE: MDESKKVGSLPLPSSKKGLRGFFRDVKLEMKHVTWPTPKEGGRLTWIVLGVCALVTIMLTVFSYAIEILIKLLITGGK, from the coding sequence ATGGACGAAAGCAAAAAAGTAGGCAGCCTGCCGTTGCCGTCATCAAAGAAGGGTCTCCGCGGGTTCTTCCGGGACGTCAAGCTGGAGATGAAGCATGTCACTTGGCCGACTCCCAAGGAAGGCGGCCGGTTGACCTGGATCGTGCTGGGCGTCTGCGCCCTCGTCACGATCATGCTCACCGTCTTCTCGTACGCCATCGAGATCCTGATCAAGTTGCTGATCACCGGGGGCAAGTGA